The sequence below is a genomic window from Humulus lupulus chromosome 3, drHumLupu1.1, whole genome shotgun sequence.
TCTTCAGTGATCACTTCCAAGACTAAATATTGTAGAGCAATAGAGTATTTTGCAGATTTCGTCCTCTCATTCTctatattgttattattttttagaaTAAACGATCCAGAGCCATCACCATCACCTTCACGACAAcacaaacatccatccattcagtAATTCTGTTATCATCATGATAAGTGAGTTTTTAccataaacaaaaacaaaacccaAACCTTTAATGGTGAAGATAGTGGAAATCCATCTCTTATAAATGAAGAGCAACCTAGGGGACTCTCCATGGTGTGTATCCGATAAGAGAAGCTTACAGGGCCTTGTTCCACTGCtcattgtatttaaataataatgacAAAAATAAGGTAATAAGAGGAGTTGTCACATTGCCCATTACAGAACAAAGTTAGCTTAGCTAGTTAAATTAACTCACTTGGCGTGCATTATGGCATTGTGGCATAAAGCAAGTGTCCGAACCATAGCTAATTCTCTTCCCCTAGGATTCCCATACCTCTCTTGGCAACTTctactcatcaaaacaacatcaTGAACACCAAGGAGTTGAGTTGTTGTCCAATCCAATTCAATATAATGAAATGAAAAGAAGAGTACCCTCTACCTGTCTTCAAAGAAATCTCCAAAATCATCAATAATAATTGTGGCAGGAAATGTTTCATGCAGGTGAAATGCAGCAAAGTAATTCTTGATGGCTTCATCATTATCCACATACCTGAAAAATGTATAACACCAATACACCCATTTTGTTATTCTTAATCTTAATGTTATAGTTTAAGTTTTTCTGGTACATATACACATTTAAAAATGAAATGAGCATCGCTTACTTCATCTGAATGCGTTGAAAGGCATCCGAAGAAGGATCAATCCCCTGAAAGTTAaagtttgtttttttaaaaaaataaaatataaataacacACGAAACCTCAAAGATTTATATATAAAATGGAAATGaacaaggaaagaaaagaaagggaaAGAAGACTTACTTGGGAGAGAAAAGGGGGTTTAGTTTGTAACCTGCGGCGGTTGCAAATGAAGACTACCTTTTCATTGGTGAAGTGGGTGGCGTTGAATGCGAACTGGAATAGAAGAGAGGACTTTCCACTGCAAATTAATCACCATACCATACCATACAACAACACAATTCAAATCAAGCCAAGTCAAGTAAATATAGAATAAAAAAGGAAAGCAAGTGTGTGTAGCTAACCAACCTAGAAGGAGGGCCTGAAAGAAGCTGCATAGTATTAGTAATAGGTTGAGTGGGGAGGTCCATTTGCCTCCCTGTCCCTGAGACTGAGAAGAAGCTCTCTACCATAATTTCAGGTTCAGCTGCAGCTGAGTCTCTCTCCTTTCAGACcttcactttcttctt
It includes:
- the LOC133822395 gene encoding uncharacterized protein LOC133822395 — encoded protein: MVESFFSVSGTGRQMDLPTQPITNTMQLLSGPPSSGKSSLLFQFAFNATHFTNEKVVFICNRRRLQTKPPFLSQGIDPSSDAFQRIQMKYVDNDEAIKNYFAAFHLHETFPATIIIDDFGDFFEDRSCQERYGNPRGRELAMVRTLALCHNAIMHANGTRPCKLLLSDTHHGESPRLLFIYKRWISTIFTIKGDGDGSGSFILKNNNNIENERTKSAKYSIALQYLVLEVITEDCEM